From the Patescibacteria group bacterium genome, the window GTATAACAAAAAGAGCGTCAACGTAAACATTTGCGGTTTTGATTGCATCTTGGAAAAGCTAGGTACACTGGGTGACTACTCTGTAGTTACCTTTTTGACCCCCCCTTACTCCCTGGAGTGTCTTGTAGGTCCCGTTTCCCTAACGGCGCTTTATCCCCCCACATAGCCAAAGCGCTATACTTATTCTATAAACACGTACTATAATAGAGGAGTTCAGTCCGTCTTTCCCCCTTTTGACCAACCGTATGGAAACCTACGACCCCAAGAAAGAGTGCTGCCCCAAGTTTGACCCCACACCCTGGGACGGCAAGAAATTTGCGTGGCAGAACAAGAAATTTATCAAGGGCAAAGTGTTCACTATTTTCCATATGCCCCTAAATTTTGGCAGCACCATGAAGCAGTTAACGACGAGGGTGGAAAAGGCCGGGGCGCAGATGCCAGACATGCTGACACTTTCCGATCACACGTCCAAGTGGAACATGGATTTGTACTTAGCCGTGGACAAGGAAATTGTGGGTGCGAACAATGTGACCCTTAGTGGGACGTTCCTGAGTAAGGTCTACGAAGGAAAATTTCAGGATACTCGGAAGTGGTGCCAAGACTTCACCACCTATGCAAAACAGCAGGGGTATGCTGAAATAGAGAAGCAGTATATGTGGTACACCACCTGTCCCAAGTGCGCCAAGAAGTACGGGAAAAACTACGTGGTCATTATCGCTCAAGTAACCTAAAAGCCTATGTTTGACCTCCACGTCAGCAAACGCACCAGTGAAGCCTTCTACGGTTTGGGTTTCGTGGGCGCGGTCATCTACTTCATCTCCACGGCCACGGGCTTCTGGGACGGCGTGCTGGGTGTGCTCCAAGCGATTGTCTGGCCTGTGTTCTTTGTCTACGAAGCGTTGCAATTTTTTTACAGTCGATAGTTTTTGTCTTCCTACATGCAGGATATCAATTCAAACGTTGTTAAGAAAAGCAGTATTGTAAAGCGGGTTGGTATTGTATTTGCAATATTCATAATTCTTGTTGGCGTCGTAGCTTTTGTTATTATCCCATTTGTACAGACTGATAGTAAAGAAGGTGTAGGTATTTGGGGCGATGCGCCAGTCATTGGATGGGCAGTGCAAATTGCTTATAAAATAAAATGCGAACGCGATGGTGGAGAAGTTTTTGAAATAGCTGAAAAGAATTATTGCGGAATTGGCAAAACGCAGGATGCTTATAAAAAGTGTTCTTCATCAACTGAATGTGAAATATTTTGCGGGTTTGAAGGCGGTTTTATAACCCATGATGCAGCGTTCTGTGTGCCGTACCAAAAAGGTTGGGTTGGTGTGAAATATGAAGATTATTTGTAGCGTCATTAACAGTATCCGTTCGATTTAAGTATCTTTCTTCAGTTTTTTTAACCCCGTATACCTATGGAAACGAAAATGATAACCACCGGCGCGGCCTTCCGCTACGGCTGGGAAACGCTCAAGAAGGATTTCTGGTACTTCATTGGGATCTCCGTGTTGTACGGAGTCATCACCAATATTCCAAATTCTAAAGGGACCAGAAGTGGTTTTAGCATCCTCGGCATTTTCATCAGCGCTTGGCTTATGGGCGGCCTGTACCGCCTGTTGCTTGACTACAAAGACGGCAAGAAGCAAGAGTTTAGCGTTCTGTTCACTCAGTTGAAGCACTACTGGCGGATTTTGGGCGGTTCAATTTTGGTGGGGCTCATTGTCATTGGTGGGCTCATCCTCCTGATTGTGCCCGGCATCATCTGGGGTTTGCGCTACATGTTCACCATCATGCTCATCGTGGACAAAAACATGGATGTTGGAACGGCCATGCACGCCAGTGCGGAAATGACCCGGGGGATTAAAGGCAAACTCTTCGTCTTCGCTTTGGCCTGCCTTGGCACCATGGTCCTGGGTGTCATCTGCTTGGGTGTGGGTGTGTTTGTGGCCATGCCCGTGGTGTGGTTGGCTTTCGTCTACCTGTACCGCAGTCTGCCAAACACCAACGCGGTGCAAGTCCAAGAGCCAACAGTTTAAATTTTTAACGATTCGCAAAACCCGCAGCAGTGCGGGTTTTTGCTTTGTAGCGAGTAGAAGCCGTGGTGCCACTATTGACACATTCTCGATTGTGTGTAGAATTGGTATCAACAAAACATTTGGAGGAAAAAAGAATGTTAAATCGGATCATTTTCATCATCATTGTTACAGCTCTTGCGCTCATTCCCACCTGGTTCTTTCTCCTCTTGCGGAGCATCGCCAATCCTACAGGATTCTGGCAGAACATCGTCACGTTTGGAGTAGGCATCTGGTTACTTGGAGGATTGCAGCTCATCTTCCTTGTTGTAGGGGTATTTGTCCTCTTCGCTGGGCTGTCCAAAAACTAATCTCAACGTAGACCGGCAGAAATGTCGGTCTTTTCTTATTTTTGCATTTTCACCAGGGAGCGTACACTGGCTGCATGACCCAGCGCAGAATACATCAAGACGAGTGCCCGTACTTCGTCACCTTCAACACGCGGGGAGGGGAGCCGGTGTTTGAAGATGTGCGATTTGCAAAGTTACTCCAGGAGGAAATGTTTACCTCGGCCAGGTTGAAGGGTTTTGATATCTTGGCATACCAAATAATACCAAACCACGTTCACCTTTTAACCGGCACGCGC encodes:
- a CDS encoding hydrolase, coding for METYDPKKECCPKFDPTPWDGKKFAWQNKKFIKGKVFTIFHMPLNFGSTMKQLTTRVEKAGAQMPDMLTLSDHTSKWNMDLYLAVDKEIVGANNVTLSGTFLSKVYEGKFQDTRKWCQDFTTYAKQQGYAEIEKQYMWYTTCPKCAKKYGKNYVVIIAQVT